In one window of Polaromonas naphthalenivorans CJ2 DNA:
- a CDS encoding ankyrin repeat domain-containing protein, translating to MKGQRMFRRLTLAELGAWQGQRPGALLLDARDADSHARDGWPGSVFLGRHNQDQLLLRTERRQPVLIYCYHGNASQTWAQMFADFGFTDVCDLVGGHAAWVTGTATANPSGKPPTPELAAWLAREGFVGPDGRGAHGNTPLMVAAWRGAAAIVEALLAHGVVLDAVNGDGNNALWLACVNGNPDVMKRLVAAGVPINHANSTGATCLMYAASSGKTDVLRTLLLLNADMSLRTQDDFSALDMAANLDCLQLLRKH from the coding sequence ATGAAAGGCCAACGCATGTTCCGCCGCCTCACGCTCGCCGAGCTGGGCGCTTGGCAGGGCCAGCGCCCGGGCGCGCTGCTGCTTGACGCCCGCGACGCCGACAGCCATGCCCGGGACGGCTGGCCCGGCTCGGTGTTCCTGGGGCGCCACAACCAGGACCAGCTGCTGCTGCGCACGGAGCGCCGCCAGCCGGTGCTGATTTACTGCTACCACGGCAACGCCAGCCAGACCTGGGCGCAGATGTTCGCCGACTTCGGCTTTACCGATGTCTGCGACCTGGTCGGCGGCCATGCGGCCTGGGTCACCGGAACGGCGACCGCCAACCCGTCCGGCAAGCCGCCCACGCCCGAACTCGCCGCCTGGCTGGCGCGTGAAGGCTTTGTCGGCCCGGACGGGCGCGGCGCGCACGGCAACACGCCGCTGATGGTGGCCGCCTGGCGCGGTGCCGCCGCCATCGTCGAGGCCTTGTTGGCGCACGGCGTGGTGCTCGACGCCGTCAACGGCGACGGCAACAACGCGCTGTGGCTGGCCTGCGTCAACGGCAACCCTGACGTCATGAAGCGCCTGGTGGCAGCCGGCGTTCCCATCAACCACGCCAACAGCACCGGCGCGACCTGCCTGATGTATGCCGCGTCCTCGGGCAAGACCGATGTGCTGCGCACGCTGCTGCTGCTCAACGCCGACATGAGCCTGCGCACGCAGGACGACTTCAGCGCGCTGGACATGGCCGCCAACCTCGACTGCCTGCAACTGCTTCGCAAACACTAG
- a CDS encoding SagB family peptide dehydrogenase — MLNPHAATLLAYHERTKHRLERYAFGPETLDWDAQPDPFRRFAGAPLTPLPLPANDEKVAWSRIFTPGAIAPHPATLRSIGLLFELSFALSAWKQLGPDRWAQRCNPSSGNLHPTEVYLLASGLAYLDDGFYHYAPREHALEQRAALTPPIPPLQQESSAPPRLLVGFSSIHWREAWKYGERAFRYCQLDMGHAIGALRYAAAVLGWRLREVALAHDDIAALLGLDRASDFARAEREEPEAVFELLLTPGSPDPDACDPLAWLPGAAWQGQANRLDPRPMYHWPVIEQAAQASRRSMPTPAAPALPMAARRLLPATEASAADLIRSRRSAQRFDRRARLEAERLWPMLEALMPQTEGGHAALPWDTGSQPPAVHAVLFAHRIDGLAPGAYLLARHPSALPALQAALAHLAWQPVPNSPPGVPLHELVQNPALAGTLRTLSCHQAIAADALFVVALLAEFTPRIASAPWQYRELLREAGLIGQALYLEAEAAGLRGTGIGCYFDDPVHELLGLSGPAPQTWQVLYHFSVGLPVPDERITHFPPYDRQETMDSSAHVRPPTPRAAP; from the coding sequence ATGCTGAACCCCCACGCAGCCACCCTGCTGGCCTACCACGAGCGCACCAAGCACCGGCTGGAGCGCTACGCCTTCGGCCCGGAAACCCTGGACTGGGATGCGCAGCCCGACCCGTTTCGCCGCTTCGCCGGCGCGCCGCTGACGCCGCTGCCGCTGCCCGCCAATGACGAAAAGGTGGCTTGGAGCCGAATCTTCACCCCCGGCGCCATCGCGCCGCACCCGGCCACGCTGCGAAGCATTGGCCTGCTGTTTGAACTCTCGTTTGCGCTGTCGGCCTGGAAGCAGCTGGGGCCGGACCGCTGGGCGCAGCGCTGCAACCCCTCCAGCGGCAACCTGCACCCGACCGAGGTGTATCTGCTGGCCAGCGGACTGGCTTATCTGGATGACGGCTTTTACCACTACGCCCCCAGGGAACATGCGCTGGAGCAGCGCGCCGCGCTCACTCCGCCCATACCGCCCTTACAGCAGGAAAGCAGCGCCCCGCCCCGCCTGCTGGTCGGTTTCAGCTCGATTCACTGGCGCGAGGCCTGGAAATACGGCGAGCGCGCCTTTCGCTACTGCCAGCTCGACATGGGCCACGCCATCGGCGCGCTGCGCTATGCCGCCGCCGTGCTCGGCTGGCGCCTGCGGGAAGTCGCCCTCGCGCATGACGACATCGCCGCGCTGCTGGGCCTGGACCGCGCCAGCGACTTTGCCCGCGCCGAGCGCGAAGAACCCGAAGCCGTGTTCGAGTTGCTGCTGACGCCCGGCAGCCCTGACCCTGACGCCTGCGACCCGCTGGCGTGGCTGCCAGGCGCTGCGTGGCAGGGCCAGGCCAACCGGCTGGACCCCCGGCCGATGTACCACTGGCCAGTCATCGAGCAGGCGGCTCAGGCCTCGCGCCGCAGCATGCCAACGCCCGCCGCGCCTGCGCTGCCGATGGCGGCCCGCCGCCTGCTGCCCGCCACCGAAGCCAGCGCCGCCGACCTGATCCGTTCACGCCGCAGCGCCCAGCGCTTTGACCGCCGCGCCCGGCTGGAGGCCGAGCGCCTCTGGCCGATGCTCGAAGCCCTGATGCCGCAGACCGAGGGCGGCCACGCGGCCCTTCCCTGGGACACCGGAAGCCAGCCGCCGGCCGTGCATGCCGTGCTGTTCGCGCACCGCATCGACGGCCTGGCGCCCGGCGCCTACCTGCTTGCGCGCCACCCGTCGGCCCTGCCCGCGCTCCAGGCGGCGCTGGCGCACCTGGCCTGGCAGCCGGTCCCGAACAGCCCGCCCGGCGTGCCGCTGCACGAGCTGGTCCAGAACCCCGCGCTGGCCGGCACCCTGCGCACGCTGAGCTGCCACCAGGCGATTGCCGCCGATGCGCTGTTTGTCGTCGCGCTGCTGGCCGAATTCACCCCCCGGATCGCATCCGCTCCCTGGCAATACCGCGAACTGCTGCGCGAAGCCGGGCTGATCGGCCAGGCGCTCTACCTCGAAGCCGAAGCCGCCGGCCTGCGCGGCACCGGCATCGGCTGCTACTTTGACGACCCCGTGCATGAACTTCTGGGCTTGTCCGGCCCCGCCCCGCAGACCTGGCAGGTGCTCTACCACTTCAGCGTCGGGCTGCCCGTGCCAGACGAGCGCATCACCCATTTTCCACCTTACGACCGACAGGAAACCATGGACTCATCTGCTCACGTTCGTCCACCCACCCCGAGGGCCGCGCCATGA
- a CDS encoding AAA family ATPase: MKLRIERPHAHALAGEFPELAVLLDQLRFGAHAEIGLQQLSPGVLDRLGQLWQEGGASQQRRAAQLGSLRQALQGGASERFTAETLEQVVPAFVRYIAADARYGWLFSADTDGQPLAWCPTRIDYIPASNDETGKVLIELKANAKAGVIQQTIRLTGGDVKGRSVAEMLLSRGLVRESAALLQAYEATVERYFDWRAQNGAQFEGRGTAFHAQDPSATHRDSDWLRKDVVILSAQGTAARLVNDESVLQQRNPSLEATGEVLSNYLSKAAKSNHFDAEDEVLALHAELKHQPALFKRLPVHPLILMFHLELHHHVWVHVSDLEPYAYQPQLKHKLVLPPEQTDLIDILTAEMDVLMDDIIAGKSGGTTVLCAGPPGVGKTLTAEVYAEIIRRPLYRVHSGQLGLNVTTMEASLKEILLRAQRWGAVLLIDEADVYIKRRDDNLTMNAVVGVFLRVLEYFNGLLFLTTNRIDDIDEAIVSRCIALIRYHAPDAAGRQRIWQVMGEQFGLGLEEGMPGTLAALFPAATGRDIKGLAKLVAKYCRHKQEKATREVFLRCAMFRGLDPALPALAV, encoded by the coding sequence ATGAAGCTGCGTATTGAACGCCCCCATGCCCATGCCCTGGCGGGCGAGTTTCCTGAACTGGCGGTGCTGCTCGACCAGCTCCGTTTCGGCGCGCATGCTGAAATCGGCCTGCAGCAGCTCTCGCCCGGCGTGCTCGACCGCCTGGGCCAGCTCTGGCAGGAAGGCGGCGCCAGCCAGCAGCGCCGGGCCGCGCAGCTCGGCTCGCTGCGCCAGGCGCTGCAGGGTGGCGCCAGCGAGCGCTTCACCGCCGAGACGCTGGAACAAGTGGTGCCCGCCTTTGTGCGCTACATTGCCGCCGATGCCCGCTACGGCTGGCTGTTCAGCGCCGACACCGACGGCCAGCCGCTGGCCTGGTGCCCGACGCGCATCGACTACATACCCGCTTCCAACGACGAAACCGGCAAGGTCTTGATTGAACTCAAGGCCAACGCCAAGGCCGGCGTGATTCAGCAAACCATTCGCCTGACGGGCGGCGATGTCAAGGGCCGCAGCGTGGCCGAGATGCTGCTGTCGCGCGGGCTGGTGCGCGAGTCGGCGGCCCTGCTGCAAGCCTACGAGGCTACCGTGGAGCGCTACTTTGACTGGCGCGCCCAGAACGGCGCGCAGTTCGAGGGGCGCGGCACCGCTTTCCATGCGCAAGACCCGAGCGCCACCCACCGCGACAGCGACTGGCTGCGCAAGGATGTGGTGATTTTGTCGGCGCAGGGCACGGCCGCCCGGCTGGTCAACGACGAAAGCGTGCTGCAGCAGCGCAACCCCAGCCTGGAGGCCACCGGCGAAGTGCTCTCGAACTACCTGAGCAAGGCCGCCAAGAGCAACCATTTTGACGCCGAGGACGAGGTGCTGGCGCTGCACGCCGAACTCAAGCACCAGCCCGCCTTGTTCAAGCGCCTGCCGGTGCATCCGCTGATTCTGATGTTCCACCTTGAGTTGCACCACCATGTCTGGGTGCATGTCAGCGACCTCGAACCCTATGCCTACCAGCCGCAGCTCAAGCACAAGCTGGTGCTGCCGCCCGAGCAGACCGACCTGATCGACATCCTGACCGCCGAGATGGACGTGCTGATGGACGACATCATCGCTGGCAAGTCCGGCGGCACCACCGTGCTGTGCGCCGGACCGCCCGGCGTGGGCAAGACGCTGACCGCCGAGGTCTATGCCGAGATCATCCGGCGTCCGCTGTACCGCGTGCATTCCGGCCAGCTGGGCCTGAACGTCACGACGATGGAAGCGTCGCTGAAGGAGATTTTGCTGCGCGCGCAGCGCTGGGGCGCCGTGCTGCTGATCGACGAGGCCGATGTCTATATCAAGCGGCGCGACGACAACCTGACGATGAATGCCGTGGTCGGCGTCTTTTTGCGCGTGCTGGAGTATTTCAACGGCCTGCTGTTTTTGACCACCAACCGCATCGACGACATCGACGAGGCCATCGTCTCGCGCTGCATTGCGCTGATCCGCTACCACGCGCCCGACGCGGCCGGCCGCCAGCGCATCTGGCAGGTGATGGGCGAGCAGTTCGGGCTCGGCCTGGAGGAGGGCATGCCGGGTACGCTGGCGGCGCTGTTTCCGGCCGCCACCGGGCGCGACATCAAGGGCCTGGCCAAGCTGGTCGCCAAGTACTGCCGCCACAAGCAGGAAAAGGCAACGCGCGAGGTGTTCCTGCGCTGCGCGATGTTTCGCGGCCTCGATCCCGCCCTGCCGGCGCTGGCCGTTTGA
- a CDS encoding 2Fe-2S iron-sulfur cluster-binding protein: protein MANVTFSSPEMKKDVTVYAIAGDTRTLLSVAKANKIPVEFECENGECGSCQVQVSVLSAKTPIGMALTQKEKTVLKLAGKITAQQIEEAETKDLPPPWRLACQMVLRDEDILVKF from the coding sequence ATGGCCAATGTAACTTTTAGCTCCCCCGAGATGAAGAAGGATGTGACGGTGTATGCCATCGCCGGCGACACCAGGACGCTGCTGTCCGTGGCCAAGGCCAACAAGATTCCTGTGGAATTCGAGTGCGAGAACGGCGAGTGCGGCTCCTGCCAGGTGCAGGTGTCCGTGCTGTCCGCCAAGACGCCCATCGGCATGGCGCTGACGCAAAAGGAAAAAACCGTCCTCAAGCTGGCCGGCAAGATCACCGCCCAGCAGATTGAAGAAGCCGAAACCAAGGACTTGCCGCCGCCCTGGCGCCTGGCCTGCCAGATGGTTTTGCGCGATGAAGACATTTTGGTGAAGTTCTGA
- a CDS encoding Ohr family peroxiredoxin, with amino-acid sequence MDLVYTTTMLTQGGRSGQIQNEDGSFKLKLAVPKEMKGSGDGTNPEQLFAGAFAACFEHSIRHIAKTDKLPLRGCYVEAVLSMYVNFEGAYRMALTLTAFMAGPLDQSTADSLMERAKGICPYADATKTNMTLNLKAVLDTPEAA; translated from the coding sequence ATGGACCTCGTTTACACCACCACCATGCTGACCCAGGGCGGGCGCAGCGGCCAGATTCAAAACGAAGACGGCAGCTTCAAGCTCAAGCTCGCCGTGCCCAAGGAAATGAAAGGCAGCGGTGACGGCACGAACCCCGAGCAGCTGTTCGCCGGCGCCTTTGCGGCGTGTTTCGAGCACTCGATCCGCCACATCGCCAAAACCGACAAGCTGCCGCTGCGCGGCTGCTATGTCGAGGCGGTGCTGTCGATGTACGTCAATTTCGAGGGTGCCTACCGCATGGCGCTCACCCTGACAGCCTTCATGGCCGGCCCGCTCGACCAGAGCACCGCCGACAGCCTGATGGAGCGCGCCAAGGGCATCTGCCCCTACGCCGACGCGACCAAGACCAACATGACGCTGAACCTCAAAGCCGTGCTCGACACGCCGGAGGCCGCATGA
- a CDS encoding group II truncated hemoglobin yields MNPTASTAATPTTSQPPATHFDALGGQAGVVRLVNAFYRHMDTRPDASGIRAMHEPDLASTKAVLVLYLCEWLGGPKDYSAQRGHPRLRMRHGGFSIGVAERDAWLACMRAALDDAGATPELHGALMTAFFKTADWMRNTSP; encoded by the coding sequence ATGAACCCCACCGCCTCCACTGCTGCAACTCCCACTACCAGCCAGCCGCCGGCAACGCATTTCGACGCGCTCGGCGGCCAGGCCGGTGTCGTGCGGCTGGTGAATGCCTTTTACCGTCATATGGATACACGGCCTGACGCCAGCGGCATCCGCGCCATGCACGAGCCCGACCTGGCCTCGACCAAGGCCGTGCTGGTGCTGTACCTGTGCGAATGGCTGGGCGGCCCCAAGGACTATTCGGCCCAGCGCGGCCACCCGCGCCTGCGCATGCGCCACGGCGGCTTTTCCATCGGCGTGGCCGAGCGCGACGCCTGGCTGGCCTGCATGCGCGCAGCGCTCGATGACGCGGGTGCCACGCCGGAGTTGCACGGCGCATTGATGACCGCTTTTTTCAAGACCGCCGACTGGATGCGCAACACCAGCCCCTGA
- a CDS encoding ArsC/Spx/MgsR family protein codes for MAHITFFEKPGCGGNAKQKALLRAARHTLDARDLLSWPWTAESLLPFLAPLPVADWFNRAAPRIKSGEIVPETLDAEAALALLLAEPLLIRRPLMALGEQRMVGFDAERVHAWVGLGPNAPVSRAPLEGCAAAAGHCATTPS; via the coding sequence ATGGCCCACATCACCTTTTTCGAGAAACCCGGCTGCGGCGGCAATGCCAAGCAAAAAGCGCTGCTGCGCGCCGCGCGCCACACGCTGGATGCGCGCGACCTGCTGAGCTGGCCCTGGACGGCCGAGTCGCTGCTGCCCTTCCTGGCGCCGCTGCCGGTGGCCGACTGGTTCAACCGTGCCGCACCGCGCATCAAGTCTGGCGAAATCGTTCCTGAAACGCTGGACGCCGAGGCGGCGCTGGCCCTGCTGCTGGCCGAGCCGCTGCTGATCCGTCGCCCGCTGATGGCGCTGGGCGAGCAGCGCATGGTCGGCTTTGACGCCGAACGCGTCCACGCCTGGGTCGGGCTCGGCCCGAACGCGCCCGTCTCCCGAGCGCCACTGGAAGGCTGCGCCGCCGCAGCCGGCCACTGCGCCACCACCCCATCCTGA
- the nifD gene encoding nitrogenase molybdenum-iron protein alpha chain has translation MTATVEERKAANKALIDEVLKAYPEKMAKRRAKHLGTFEDGKPDCGVKSNIKSLPGVMTIRGCAYAGSKGVVWGPIKDMIHISHGPVGCGQYSWAARRNYYIGITGIDTFVTMQFTSDFQEKDIVFGGDKKLDKIIDEIQELFPLNKGISIQSECPIGLIGDDIEAVSKKKSKEYVGKTIVPVRCEGFRGVSQSLGHHLANDAIRDWVFDKTDPNKHPEFVSTPYDVAIIGDYNIGGDAWSSRILLEEMGLRVISQWSGDGTIAEIENTPKAKLNVLHCYRSMNYISRHMEEKYGIPWVEYNFFGPTMIEKSLREIASHFDDTIKAKAEEVIAKYRPLMEAVVARFKPRLQGKKVMLFVGGLRPRHVIGAYEDLGMDVVGTGYEFGHNDDYQRTTHYVKDGTLIYDDVTGYEFEKFVEQVQPDLVGSGIKEKYVFQKMGVPFRQMHSWDYSGPYHGYDGFAIFARDMDMAISSPIWALTKAPWKKAA, from the coding sequence ATGACTGCCACCGTTGAAGAGCGCAAGGCCGCGAACAAGGCCCTGATTGATGAAGTGCTGAAGGCTTATCCTGAAAAGATGGCCAAGCGGCGCGCCAAACACCTGGGCACGTTTGAAGACGGCAAGCCCGATTGCGGCGTCAAGTCCAATATCAAGTCCTTACCCGGCGTCATGACCATTCGCGGTTGCGCCTACGCTGGCTCCAAAGGCGTGGTGTGGGGCCCGATCAAGGACATGATCCACATCAGCCACGGCCCGGTCGGCTGCGGTCAATACTCGTGGGCTGCCCGCCGCAACTACTACATCGGCATTACCGGCATCGACACCTTCGTGACGATGCAGTTCACCTCCGATTTCCAGGAAAAAGACATCGTCTTCGGCGGCGACAAAAAGCTCGACAAGATCATCGACGAGATCCAGGAACTGTTCCCGCTGAACAAGGGCATCTCGATCCAGTCGGAATGCCCGATTGGCCTGATCGGCGACGACATCGAAGCCGTGTCGAAAAAGAAGAGCAAGGAATACGTTGGCAAGACCATCGTTCCCGTGCGCTGCGAAGGTTTTCGTGGCGTGAGCCAGTCGCTCGGCCACCACCTGGCCAACGACGCGATCCGCGACTGGGTGTTCGACAAGACCGACCCCAACAAGCACCCCGAATTTGTCTCCACCCCTTACGACGTGGCCATCATCGGTGACTACAACATCGGTGGTGATGCCTGGTCCAGCCGCATTTTGCTCGAAGAAATGGGCCTGCGCGTGATTTCCCAGTGGTCCGGCGACGGCACCATCGCCGAGATCGAGAACACGCCAAAAGCCAAGCTCAACGTGCTGCATTGCTACCGCTCGATGAACTACATCAGCCGGCACATGGAAGAAAAATACGGTATTCCATGGGTCGAATACAACTTCTTCGGCCCCACGATGATCGAGAAAAGCCTGCGCGAAATCGCCAGCCACTTCGATGACACCATCAAGGCCAAGGCCGAAGAGGTGATCGCCAAGTACCGTCCCCTGATGGAGGCCGTGGTGGCCCGGTTCAAGCCGCGCCTGCAGGGCAAGAAGGTCATGCTGTTCGTCGGCGGCCTGCGTCCGCGCCACGTCATCGGCGCCTACGAAGACCTGGGCATGGATGTGGTCGGAACCGGCTATGAATTCGGCCACAACGACGACTACCAGCGCACCACGCACTACGTGAAAGACGGCACGCTGATCTATGACGACGTGACCGGCTACGAATTCGAAAAATTCGTCGAGCAGGTGCAGCCCGATCTCGTGGGCTCGGGCATCAAGGAAAAGTATGTGTTCCAGAAGATGGGCGTGCCTTTCCGCCAGATGCACAGCTGGGATTACTCCGGTCCTTACCACGGCTACGACGGCTTTGCCATCTTCGCCCGTGACATGGACATGGCGATTTCCAGCCCGATCTGGGCACTGACCAAAGCGCCCTGGAAGAAAGCCGCTTAA
- a CDS encoding FmdB family zinc ribbon protein, with amino-acid sequence MPIYDYNCQGCGHPFEVLVRAGSTPACPQCGSTALEKQVSRLAPAGKIEAIRMAHRRVAAAQGHLDHYSPSDKAKLLKGKKNI; translated from the coding sequence ATGCCCATTTACGACTACAACTGCCAGGGCTGCGGCCACCCGTTTGAAGTCCTGGTGCGCGCCGGCAGCACGCCGGCCTGTCCGCAATGCGGCAGCACGGCGCTCGAAAAGCAGGTCTCGCGCCTGGCGCCAGCCGGAAAAATTGAAGCCATCCGCATGGCGCACCGCCGCGTCGCCGCCGCCCAGGGACACCTTGATCACTACAGCCCCTCCGACAAAGCCAAACTACTCAAGGGAAAGAAGAACATCTGA
- the nifH gene encoding nitrogenase iron protein has product MAKLRQIAFYGKGGIGKSTTSQNTLAALSDLGQKILIVGCDPKADSTRLILHAKAQDTILSLAAEAGSVEDLELEDVMKIGYKDIRCVESGGPEPGVGCAGRGVITSINFLEENGAYDGVDYVSYDVLGDVVCGGFAMPIRENKAQEIYIVMSGEMMAMYAANNISKGILKYANSGGVRLGGLVCNERQTDKEYELADALSGMLGTKLIHFIPRDNVVQHAELRRMTVIEYAPDSKQAGEYRTLASKIHNNAGNGTIPTPITMDQLEDMLMEFGIMEAIDESEVGKAAAAAAALAA; this is encoded by the coding sequence ATGGCCAAACTTCGGCAAATCGCCTTTTACGGCAAAGGTGGCATCGGTAAATCGACCACTTCCCAAAACACCCTGGCGGCCCTGTCCGACCTCGGTCAGAAAATCCTGATCGTCGGCTGCGACCCCAAGGCCGACTCGACCCGCCTGATCCTTCACGCAAAAGCCCAGGACACCATCCTGTCGCTGGCCGCTGAAGCCGGATCCGTGGAGGATCTGGAACTCGAAGACGTCATGAAAATCGGCTACAAGGACATCCGCTGCGTCGAGTCCGGCGGCCCAGAGCCAGGAGTTGGCTGCGCTGGCCGCGGTGTCATCACCTCGATCAACTTCCTTGAAGAAAACGGTGCCTACGACGGCGTTGACTATGTTTCCTACGACGTGCTGGGCGACGTGGTGTGCGGCGGTTTCGCCATGCCCATCCGCGAAAACAAGGCGCAGGAAATCTACATCGTCATGTCCGGCGAAATGATGGCCATGTACGCCGCCAACAACATCTCCAAGGGCATTTTGAAGTATGCCAATTCGGGTGGTGTGCGTCTGGGCGGCCTGGTCTGCAACGAGCGCCAGACCGACAAGGAATACGAACTGGCTGACGCCCTGTCCGGCATGCTGGGCACCAAGCTGATCCACTTCATCCCACGCGACAACGTCGTTCAGCACGCTGAACTGCGCCGCATGACGGTGATCGAGTACGCACCTGACTCCAAGCAGGCCGGCGAATACCGCACCCTGGCTTCGAAGATCCACAACAACGCTGGCAACGGCACGATCCCTACCCCGATCACGATGGATCAGCTCGAAGACATGCTGATGGAATTCGGCATCATGGAAGCGATTGACGAGTCGGAAGTCGGCAAGGCCGCCGCCGCAGCCGCAGCCTTGGCTGCCTAA
- the nifK gene encoding nitrogenase molybdenum-iron protein subunit beta — MPQSADKILDHELLFREPEYQEIFRSKKADFEFNHSDETVKQIVEWTKTEDYKQKNFARDSLSVNPAKACQPLGAVFVANGFAKTLSFVHGSQGCVAYYRSHFSRHFKEPTSCVSSSMTEDAAVFGGLNNMVDGLSNAYSLYKPDMIAVSTTCMAEVIGDDVDAFIKTSKQKGSVPDDFDVPFAHTPAFVGSHITGYDNALLGILRHFWDGKAKTTEPLVRVEDESINFIGGFDGYVVGNMKEIRRIFSLFGVKVNIICDPSGNWNTPTDGEFRMYAGGTTKEEVQAALHAKATIVFQEYCCEKTSKFIREHGQEVVALNAPVGVAGTDQFLMEISRLTGKPIPAELEKERGELVDAMADSQAHLHGKRFALYGDPDQMLGYAGFLLELGAEPSHVLATNGTEPWAKKVQALFDSSPYGAGCKVYPKRDLWHLRSLMFTEPVDFLIGNTYGKYLERDTATPLIRMVFPIFDRHHYHRFPTWGYEGGMRVLVTLLDEFFEALDANTIVPGKTDYSYDIIR; from the coding sequence ATGCCTCAATCAGCCGACAAGATTCTCGACCACGAACTGCTGTTCCGTGAGCCCGAGTACCAAGAGATTTTCCGCAGCAAGAAAGCGGACTTCGAGTTCAACCATTCCGACGAGACGGTCAAGCAGATCGTCGAATGGACCAAGACCGAAGACTACAAGCAAAAGAACTTCGCCCGCGATTCGCTGAGCGTGAATCCGGCCAAGGCCTGTCAGCCGCTGGGCGCTGTGTTTGTCGCCAACGGCTTTGCCAAGACGCTGAGCTTCGTTCACGGCAGCCAGGGCTGCGTGGCTTACTACCGCTCGCACTTCTCGCGTCACTTCAAGGAGCCAACGTCCTGCGTCAGCTCCTCGATGACCGAAGATGCAGCCGTGTTCGGCGGCCTGAACAACATGGTCGATGGCCTGTCCAACGCCTACAGCCTGTACAAGCCCGACATGATTGCTGTCTCGACCACCTGCATGGCCGAAGTGATTGGTGACGACGTTGACGCCTTCATCAAGACCAGCAAGCAAAAAGGCAGCGTGCCCGACGACTTCGACGTGCCGTTCGCCCACACGCCAGCGTTCGTCGGCAGCCACATCACCGGCTACGACAATGCGCTGCTGGGCATCCTGCGCCACTTCTGGGACGGCAAGGCCAAGACCACCGAACCGCTGGTACGCGTGGAAGATGAAAGCATCAACTTCATCGGCGGCTTTGACGGCTATGTCGTCGGCAACATGAAGGAAATCCGCCGGATTTTCAGCCTGTTCGGCGTCAAGGTCAACATCATCTGCGACCCGTCCGGCAACTGGAACACGCCCACCGACGGCGAGTTCCGCATGTACGCCGGCGGCACCACGAAGGAAGAAGTGCAGGCTGCATTGCATGCCAAGGCGACCATCGTGTTCCAGGAATACTGCTGCGAGAAAACCAGCAAGTTCATCCGTGAGCATGGCCAGGAAGTCGTCGCACTGAATGCGCCCGTGGGCGTGGCCGGCACCGACCAGTTCCTGATGGAAATCTCGCGCCTGACCGGCAAGCCGATTCCCGCCGAACTCGAAAAAGAGCGCGGCGAACTGGTGGACGCCATGGCCGACAGCCAAGCCCACCTGCACGGCAAGCGCTTCGCACTGTATGGTGATCCTGACCAGATGCTGGGCTACGCTGGATTCCTGCTGGAACTCGGCGCCGAACCCTCGCATGTGCTGGCCACCAACGGCACCGAACCCTGGGCCAAGAAGGTTCAGGCGCTGTTCGACTCGTCGCCTTACGGCGCGGGCTGCAAGGTGTATCCGAAACGCGATTTGTGGCACCTGCGTTCGCTGATGTTCACCGAGCCGGTGGACTTCCTGATCGGCAACACCTACGGCAAGTACCTGGAGCGCGACACCGCGACGCCGCTGATCCGCATGGTGTTCCCGATTTTTGATCGCCACCACTACCACCGTTTCCCCACCTGGGGCTACGAAGGCGGCATGCGCGTCCTGGTGACCTTGCTCGATGAGTTCTTCGAAGCGCTCGATGCCAACACCATCGTTCCGGGCAAGACCGACTACAGCTACGACATCATCCGTTGA
- a CDS encoding ankyrin repeat domain-containing protein: protein MTGSMSALTTWLAKQGFPGLHARHSHGDTPLMRAARQGEDAIVLALLACGAAPHAVNDEGNNALWFACLHGNLAVIRRLIEAGTPIDHANDDGLTCLMQAARRSQRETQRLLLDHGATADLYAPDGRSARQMRGTRSLRLKLNHPAHPC, encoded by the coding sequence ATGACTGGCTCCATGAGCGCCCTCACCACCTGGCTGGCAAAGCAGGGCTTTCCCGGCCTGCACGCCCGCCACTCCCACGGTGACACGCCGCTGATGCGGGCCGCCCGGCAGGGCGAGGACGCCATCGTCCTCGCCCTGCTGGCCTGCGGCGCCGCGCCCCACGCCGTCAACGACGAGGGCAACAACGCGCTCTGGTTTGCCTGCCTGCACGGCAACCTGGCGGTGATCCGGCGGCTGATCGAGGCCGGCACCCCGATTGACCACGCCAACGACGATGGCCTGACCTGCCTGATGCAGGCCGCCAGGCGCAGCCAGCGGGAAACACAGCGCCTGCTGCTGGACCACGGGGCGACGGCGGACCTGTACGCCCCCGATGGCCGCAGCGCCCGGCAGATGCGCGGCACCCGGAGTCTGCGGCTCAAGCTGAACCACCCGGCGCACCCATGCTGA